In Clostridium sp. SY8519, one genomic interval encodes:
- a CDS encoding LCP family protein, producing the protein MRKWKKILAAGAAVIVTAASVSACSFQDILSNNNNSSSSSAAEEESSPSYTGHTTIAFYGVDSRNSKDKGRSDVIMLLSIDNDSQDIKVVSVYRDTFLNVTPDKDTANFEKANAAYAYGGVEGANSMLEKSLDLTIDNYATCDFGTIAKTIDILGGVPINISSKEELGYLNKYISNTNKILHTKSKHISSTGKHTLDGVQAVAYTRIRYTAGGDYKRAQRQRTVFSQIAKKAKSANFTTLIKLMNQVYPNINTNLKKSEMLSMVKAMRGYSTNDMRGFPFKRAAVTLGSKGSVVVPCDLSTNVKQLHKFLYGADTAYTVSDTVKEYSQHIINETGLTCSSAESDAFDSKDSASGKSANKTPSAKTSSTEKKAAS; encoded by the coding sequence ATGAGAAAATGGAAAAAGATCCTGGCGGCCGGCGCTGCTGTAATCGTAACAGCTGCCAGCGTTTCCGCCTGCAGTTTTCAGGATATTTTATCCAACAATAATAACAGCAGCTCATCCAGCGCCGCGGAAGAAGAAAGCAGCCCTTCCTACACCGGCCATACCACCATTGCCTTTTACGGCGTGGACAGCCGGAACAGCAAGGACAAAGGACGGAGCGACGTGATCATGCTCCTCTCCATTGACAATGATTCCCAGGATATCAAAGTCGTATCGGTCTACCGCGACACATTTCTGAATGTGACCCCGGACAAAGATACCGCCAACTTTGAAAAAGCGAATGCCGCCTACGCCTATGGCGGGGTGGAAGGCGCCAATTCCATGCTGGAGAAGAGTCTGGATCTGACCATTGACAATTACGCCACCTGTGATTTCGGCACCATCGCCAAAACCATTGACATTCTGGGCGGCGTTCCCATCAACATCAGCAGCAAGGAAGAACTGGGCTACCTGAACAAATACATCAGCAACACCAACAAGATTCTGCACACCAAGTCCAAGCATATCTCCTCCACCGGCAAGCATACCCTGGACGGTGTCCAGGCGGTGGCCTACACCCGGATCCGCTATACGGCCGGCGGGGATTACAAGCGGGCCCAGCGGCAGCGCACGGTCTTTTCCCAGATCGCAAAAAAGGCAAAATCCGCCAATTTCACCACGCTGATCAAACTGATGAACCAGGTGTACCCGAATATCAACACCAACTTAAAGAAATCCGAGATGCTGTCCATGGTCAAAGCCATGCGGGGCTATTCCACCAACGACATGCGGGGCTTTCCCTTCAAACGGGCAGCCGTCACCCTCGGTTCCAAGGGAAGCGTTGTGGTCCCCTGTGACCTCAGCACCAATGTGAAGCAGCTGCACAAATTCCTGTACGGCGCCGATACTGCATACACCGTATCCGATACCGTCAAAGAATACAGCCAGCACATTATCAACGAAACCGGCCTGACCTGTTCCAGCGCGGAAAGCGACGCCTTCGACTCCAAGGATTCCGCTTCCGGAAAGTCTGCGAACAAAACCCCTTCCGCAAAGACCTCTTCCACGGAAAAGAAAGCAGCCAGCTGA
- a CDS encoding YgiQ family radical SAM protein translates to MQHTFLPLSREEAEKAGWKQPDFVYVSGDAYVDHPSFGSAIICRLLESRGYRVGLICQPDWRDPACMTEYGEPRLGFLVSSGNMDSMVNHYTVSKKHRKKDAYSPGGEMGHRPDRAVVVYCNLIRRVYKHTPIIIGGMEASLRRLGHYDYWSDKVRRSVLLESGADLISYGMGEHSILEIAEALDSGLRVSDLSYIPGTVYKTRNEEDIYEGVRLPDFEEICGSRKKYAESIAIQYRNTDPFQARRLYETYDGSMFVVQNPPARPLTTMEMDDIYGLPYTGTWHPSYDRVGGIPALAEVKFSLTSNRGCYGGCSFCALTFHEGRIVQARSRDSILAEARRMTKDPEFKGYIHDVGGPTAQFRQPACRKQMTSGACVNRQCLYPEPCPQLEVDHSDYLTLLRQLRGLPGVKKVFVRSGIRFDYVMADKNRDFLKELCRYHVSGQLRVAPEHISERVLNYMGKSSVRVYNAFVKEFQKVNQKIGKEQYLVPYLMSSHPGSRMEDAIALAEYLNERKLSPEQVQDFYPTPGTLSTCMYYTGLDPRTMEPVYVASDPHEKAMQRALIQYRNPKNYDLVREALLRAGREDLIGFGPKCLIPPRRINSEKKPKASAGRKGHGARRNRHASGGKKSASAGSFRRTHR, encoded by the coding sequence ATGCAGCATACATTTTTGCCCCTCAGCAGGGAGGAAGCAGAGAAGGCCGGCTGGAAACAGCCGGACTTCGTATATGTATCGGGGGATGCCTATGTGGATCACCCGAGTTTCGGCAGCGCGATTATCTGCAGACTGCTGGAGTCCAGAGGCTACCGGGTGGGTCTGATCTGCCAGCCGGACTGGCGGGATCCGGCCTGTATGACGGAATATGGGGAACCGCGGCTTGGATTCCTGGTCTCTTCCGGCAATATGGACTCCATGGTGAATCACTACACAGTCTCCAAAAAACACCGGAAAAAAGACGCCTACAGCCCCGGCGGAGAGATGGGGCACCGGCCGGACCGGGCCGTGGTGGTCTACTGCAATCTGATCCGCCGGGTGTACAAACACACGCCGATTATCATCGGCGGCATGGAAGCCAGTCTGCGCCGCCTGGGACATTATGATTACTGGTCGGACAAGGTGCGCCGTTCCGTGCTTTTAGAGTCCGGCGCGGATCTGATTTCCTACGGAATGGGAGAACACAGCATCCTGGAAATCGCGGAAGCGCTGGACAGCGGGCTCCGGGTATCCGATCTGTCTTACATTCCGGGCACGGTGTACAAAACAAGAAATGAAGAAGATATCTATGAGGGCGTGCGGCTGCCGGATTTCGAAGAAATCTGCGGCAGCCGGAAAAAATACGCGGAAAGCATTGCCATCCAGTACCGGAATACGGATCCTTTTCAGGCCCGGCGCCTGTACGAGACCTATGACGGCAGCATGTTTGTGGTGCAGAATCCGCCGGCCCGGCCGCTGACCACCATGGAGATGGATGATATCTACGGGCTGCCCTATACCGGCACCTGGCATCCGTCCTATGACCGGGTCGGGGGAATCCCGGCGCTGGCGGAAGTGAAGTTCAGTCTGACCTCCAACCGGGGCTGTTACGGCGGCTGCAGCTTCTGCGCCCTGACCTTCCATGAAGGACGGATCGTGCAGGCCCGGAGCCGGGATTCCATCCTGGCGGAAGCCCGGCGGATGACGAAAGATCCGGAATTCAAAGGGTACATTCACGATGTGGGCGGCCCCACCGCCCAGTTCCGCCAGCCCGCCTGCAGAAAGCAGATGACATCCGGCGCCTGTGTCAACCGTCAGTGTCTGTATCCGGAGCCCTGTCCGCAGCTGGAAGTGGATCACAGCGATTACCTGACGCTGCTGCGGCAGCTGCGGGGGCTGCCCGGCGTAAAGAAGGTCTTTGTCCGTTCCGGAATCCGGTTCGATTATGTGATGGCAGACAAAAACCGGGACTTCTTAAAAGAACTGTGCCGGTATCATGTCAGCGGTCAGCTGCGGGTGGCGCCGGAACATATTTCCGAACGGGTGCTGAATTATATGGGTAAATCTTCGGTCCGGGTATACAACGCGTTTGTGAAAGAATTTCAGAAGGTGAACCAGAAGATCGGAAAAGAGCAGTATCTGGTGCCGTATCTCATGTCTTCCCATCCGGGAAGCCGTATGGAGGACGCCATCGCGCTGGCGGAGTATCTCAATGAGAGAAAGCTGTCGCCGGAGCAGGTGCAGGACTTTTATCCCACACCGGGCACACTGTCCACCTGTATGTATTATACCGGTCTGGATCCCCGTACCATGGAGCCGGTCTATGTGGCTTCCGATCCCCATGAAAAAGCCATGCAGCGCGCGCTGATCCAGTACCGCAATCCGAAAAACTACGACCTGGTCCGGGAAGCGCTGCTGCGGGCAGGCAGAGAGGACCTGATCGGCTTCGGACCGAAGTGTCTGATTCCGCCCCGCAGGATCAACAGTGAGAAGAAACCGAAGGCCTCTGCAGGCAGAAAGGGACACGGCGCCCGCAGGAACAGGCATGCTTCCGGAGGGAAGAAATCCGCATCTGCCGGATCTTTCCGGAGAACCCATCGATAA
- a CDS encoding LemA family protein: protein MIAWIVIIAIVVIVLLVIAGTYNGLIRSRNNVEEAFSTMDVYMKKRYDLIPNLVETVKGYAAHESGTLEKVTAARQMIGGAGSVSERMDGENQLSTALKSLFAVAESYPELKANTNFLDLQNQLKRVEEDIANSRKYYNGTVKQYNNKVMMFPSNLIAGMFHFTKKEMYEVSQTEERENVQVKF from the coding sequence ATGATAGCATGGATCGTTATTATTGCCATTGTGGTAATTGTTTTGCTTGTGATTGCCGGTACGTATAACGGACTGATCCGAAGCAGAAACAATGTAGAAGAGGCGTTTTCCACTATGGATGTATACATGAAGAAACGATATGACCTGATCCCGAATCTGGTGGAAACGGTCAAGGGGTACGCGGCCCATGAGTCCGGTACGCTGGAAAAGGTGACGGCAGCCCGGCAGATGATCGGGGGCGCCGGCAGTGTCAGCGAACGGATGGACGGAGAGAATCAGCTGAGCACAGCCTTAAAGAGCCTGTTTGCCGTGGCAGAATCTTATCCGGAACTGAAGGCAAATACAAACTTTCTGGATCTGCAGAACCAGTTGAAACGGGTGGAAGAGGACATCGCCAATTCCAGAAAATATTACAACGGCACCGTAAAGCAGTATAATAACAAAGTCATGATGTTCCCCAGCAATCTGATTGCCGGCATGTTCCATTTCACAAAAAAGGAGATGTATGAAGTCAGTCAGACAGAGGAACGGGAGAATGTTCAGGTGAAATTCTGA
- a CDS encoding iron-containing alcohol dehydrogenase family protein, translating to MNFSFYMPARVYFGENCIRENREALKGLGQKALVVTGRHAAKAVGALDDVTAALEANGQAYVLFDQVTPNPTMDLVYRGAEIARQEACDFVICIGGGSPMDSGKAIALLAGEDLPPERLFTGPYTGRVLPIAAVPTTAGTGSEVTKASIITNDAAKTKSSINYEGIFAAVSFCDGRYTQTLKHATTVDTVVDALSHAVEGFLNVHASPLTDLLAGESIRRICAALPAVAADTLTLKDRENLLYASTLAGMVIANTGTTAVHAMGYELTYFKETPHGRANGYLLPALFHFYEEKQEKKLNQCLSYLGMETTEEFQVQMEQLLGRPEYRLTAEEIRTYAEIAIQAGNIKNCSTAPDKEDLVRMYTRALG from the coding sequence ATGAATTTTTCTTTTTATATGCCTGCCAGGGTATATTTCGGTGAAAACTGTATCAGAGAAAATCGGGAAGCCCTGAAAGGCCTGGGACAGAAGGCTCTGGTGGTAACCGGCAGACATGCGGCAAAAGCCGTGGGCGCCCTGGATGATGTGACAGCGGCCCTGGAGGCGAACGGACAGGCATACGTGCTGTTTGACCAGGTGACCCCGAATCCCACCATGGATCTGGTGTACCGCGGCGCAGAGATTGCCCGGCAGGAAGCCTGTGATTTCGTAATCTGCATCGGCGGAGGAAGTCCGATGGATTCCGGAAAGGCCATTGCACTGCTGGCCGGAGAGGATCTTCCGCCGGAGCGGCTGTTTACCGGACCCTATACCGGACGGGTCCTTCCGATCGCGGCAGTGCCTACCACAGCAGGAACCGGATCAGAGGTGACGAAGGCCTCGATTATAACCAATGACGCGGCGAAAACCAAGTCCTCCATTAATTATGAGGGCATCTTCGCTGCAGTGTCTTTCTGCGACGGAAGGTACACACAGACCCTGAAGCATGCAACGACCGTGGATACTGTTGTGGACGCGCTTTCTCACGCGGTGGAGGGGTTCCTGAACGTACATGCCTCCCCGCTGACGGATCTGCTGGCCGGGGAGTCCATCCGACGGATCTGCGCCGCATTGCCGGCGGTTGCGGCAGATACCCTGACGCTGAAAGACCGGGAGAATCTCCTGTATGCCTCCACACTGGCCGGCATGGTGATTGCCAATACCGGGACCACGGCGGTCCATGCCATGGGCTATGAGCTGACTTACTTTAAGGAGACGCCCCACGGAAGAGCCAACGGCTATCTTTTGCCTGCGCTGTTTCATTTTTATGAAGAGAAACAGGAAAAGAAACTAAACCAGTGTCTGAGTTATCTGGGGATGGAGACCACGGAAGAATTCCAGGTACAGATGGAACAGCTGCTGGGCAGGCCGGAGTACCGGCTGACAGCGGAGGAAATCCGGACTTACGCGGAAATCGCCATCCAGGCAGGAAATATTAAAAACTGCAGTACTGCACCGGACAAAGAAGATCTGGTGCGGATGTATACCAGAGCGCTGGGATAA
- a CDS encoding cytidylate kinase-like family protein, producing the protein MQKREKNYVITIARGFGSGGKDIGMRLSKALGIPCYDRQLITMASDKSGIDESLFVDVDEKLRRQRLVRRMHSIPVNTVLEPHEHGFTSDVNLFNIMAELIRSLAQTESCIIIGKCADDILKDYSNVISLYIEATRSECLKSIMSKMGVTEKRANQLIHSTDQYRAKYYQFYSGGKDWTNPTNYDLVLNSGRIGREKCVELIEDYVRIRFPEAMQERKQA; encoded by the coding sequence ATGCAGAAGAGAGAAAAGAATTATGTGATTACCATCGCCAGGGGATTCGGAAGCGGCGGAAAAGATATCGGCATGCGTCTTTCCAAGGCACTGGGAATTCCCTGTTATGACCGTCAGCTGATTACGATGGCTTCGGACAAAAGCGGCATTGACGAAAGCCTCTTTGTGGATGTGGATGAAAAACTCCGCAGGCAGCGGCTGGTCAGAAGAATGCACAGCATCCCGGTGAATACGGTGCTGGAGCCCCATGAACACGGCTTTACATCTGATGTGAATTTATTTAATATAATGGCAGAGCTGATCCGCAGTCTGGCCCAGACAGAAAGCTGCATTATCATCGGCAAATGCGCGGATGATATTTTAAAGGATTACAGCAATGTGATTTCCCTCTATATCGAGGCAACCCGGTCCGAATGTCTGAAATCTATTATGTCCAAAATGGGCGTCACAGAAAAAAGAGCGAACCAGCTGATCCACAGCACGGATCAGTACCGTGCCAAATACTATCAGTTTTATTCCGGGGGCAAGGACTGGACGAATCCCACGAACTACGATCTGGTGTTAAACAGCGGGCGGATCGGCAGAGAGAAATGTGTGGAACTGATTGAGGATTATGTCCGGATCCGTTTTCCGGAAGCTATGCAGGAAAGGAAACAAGCATAA
- a CDS encoding Zn-dependent hydrolase, with the protein MYTCSMDRMKDMIATFSKFGDAGHGGITRYSLSPAAIQARQEYERRMKAIGAEIEVDDVGNMYATLPGSDPDAKRIVMASHVDSVKNGGNYDGILGVMSAMEVLTTIAAEHIPHKHPITAMIWTNEEGSLYPPAMMCSGIVCYDYLPEDIRSGFRYEDMMASRSILDNTSTFGEALEHSGYKGEKKYRLSPDRYQYYFETHIEQGPILEDNGKDIGVVDCVLGMFNYRLKFYGQTTHAGTFPMPKRKDAFHAAAQALLYLHREIDALNHPELVYTTGEVVCHPCVHTCVPDYFDFSLDVRHEDPKVLDQVLDIVKSCEKQTWAGCTCKVEKAWNRDTVYWDKKLVGYVKESCEELGVSHQYIHSGAGHDAQFAAYVLPATMIFVQSRDGLSHCEPEYSSPEHCTEGASVMLNAVLKADRD; encoded by the coding sequence ATGTATACATGCAGTATGGACAGAATGAAGGATATGATTGCAACATTTTCAAAATTCGGTGACGCGGGTCACGGCGGAATCACCCGTTACTCCCTGTCGCCGGCAGCGATTCAGGCCAGACAGGAGTATGAGCGCAGAATGAAGGCCATCGGCGCGGAGATTGAAGTGGATGATGTAGGCAATATGTATGCCACGCTTCCGGGCTCGGATCCCGATGCCAAACGCATCGTTATGGCATCCCATGTGGATTCCGTAAAAAACGGCGGGAACTATGACGGAATTCTGGGGGTTATGTCCGCCATGGAAGTGCTGACAACGATTGCCGCGGAACACATTCCTCATAAGCATCCGATTACCGCCATGATCTGGACCAACGAGGAAGGATCCCTGTATCCGCCGGCAATGATGTGTTCCGGCATCGTCTGCTACGACTATCTGCCGGAAGATATCCGCAGTGGCTTCCGCTATGAGGACATGATGGCTTCCAGGAGCATTCTGGACAACACCAGCACCTTTGGGGAAGCCCTGGAGCATTCCGGTTATAAAGGGGAGAAGAAATACCGCCTGAGTCCGGACCGTTATCAGTACTATTTTGAGACGCATATCGAGCAGGGACCGATTCTGGAGGACAACGGGAAGGACATCGGAGTGGTGGACTGTGTGCTGGGGATGTTTAACTATCGTCTGAAATTCTACGGACAGACCACCCATGCAGGAACTTTCCCTATGCCGAAACGGAAGGATGCGTTCCATGCAGCCGCACAGGCCCTGCTTTATCTGCACAGAGAGATTGATGCCCTGAACCATCCGGAACTGGTGTATACCACCGGCGAAGTGGTCTGCCACCCCTGCGTGCATACCTGTGTGCCGGATTACTTTGATTTTTCCCTGGATGTCCGTCATGAAGATCCGAAGGTACTGGATCAGGTGCTGGATATTGTAAAGAGTTGTGAGAAGCAGACCTGGGCGGGCTGTACCTGCAAAGTGGAAAAAGCATGGAACCGGGATACGGTTTACTGGGATAAGAAGCTGGTCGGTTATGTGAAAGAATCCTGTGAGGAACTGGGGGTATCCCATCAGTATATCCATTCCGGCGCCGGTCACGATGCCCAGTTTGCGGCGTATGTACTTCCTGCAACGATGATCTTTGTTCAGTCCAGAGACGGGCTTTCCCACTGCGAACCGGAATATTCTTCTCCGGAACACTGTACAGAAGGCGCTTCTGTTATGCTGAACGCGGTGCTGAAAGCCGACAGAGACTGA
- the preA gene encoding NAD-dependent dihydropyrimidine dehydrogenase subunit PreA — MAYEKMRLQEACSRCLLCSQAACQQAYGGKTDLPGVIRSIRFDNYEGALAKVAGRDPEKERKAMQACRRRKIDRPVPITEILDCLQELAGSGEIPEPDRQEKGNPDLSITSMGVRFENPFLLSSSVVGSNEEMIAKAFDMGWAGVAGKTIGMFTPQEASPRFSALRKESNPFVGFKNIEQISTHPLEENLMYIRHLKKRYPEKVFLASIMGSSEAEWTELAARVEDAGADLIECNFSCPQMVGEQLGSDVGTDPRLVYTFTQAVRRGTSLPILAKMTPNITDMTVAAKAAVGGGADGIAAINTIKSVMNVDLDSFASEPDVGGRSCVGGYSGKAVKPIALRFITDLAKDPELCSVPISGMGGIETWRDAAEFLACGCDTVQITTAVMQYGYRIIEDLLDGMIRYLQRTGISSVRDLVGKALDEVVPTDALDRKTVSYPKFNRQACVGCGRCSISCFDGGHQAIVMEEKPRLNPEKCVGCQLCRLVCPAGAISAGARVIPRIHAR; from the coding sequence ATGGCTTATGAAAAAATGCGGCTGCAGGAAGCCTGCAGCAGATGTCTTTTGTGTTCGCAGGCCGCCTGCCAGCAGGCGTATGGCGGAAAGACAGATCTTCCGGGCGTGATACGTTCCATTCGGTTTGACAATTACGAAGGTGCCCTGGCAAAGGTTGCCGGGCGGGATCCGGAAAAAGAGCGGAAGGCGATGCAGGCCTGCCGGAGAAGAAAGATCGACCGTCCGGTACCGATTACGGAGATCCTTGACTGCCTGCAGGAACTGGCCGGTTCCGGGGAAATTCCGGAGCCGGACCGGCAGGAAAAAGGAAACCCGGATCTGTCCATTACTTCCATGGGGGTCCGTTTTGAAAATCCGTTCCTGCTTTCTTCCTCGGTGGTGGGAAGCAATGAAGAAATGATCGCGAAGGCCTTTGATATGGGCTGGGCAGGCGTGGCCGGAAAAACCATCGGCATGTTTACACCCCAGGAAGCTTCGCCCCGGTTTTCCGCCCTGCGCAAGGAAAGCAACCCCTTTGTGGGATTTAAAAACATTGAACAGATTTCCACCCATCCGCTGGAAGAAAATCTCATGTACATCCGTCACCTGAAGAAGAGATACCCGGAAAAGGTGTTTCTTGCTTCCATCATGGGCAGCAGCGAAGCCGAATGGACCGAACTGGCCGCCCGGGTGGAGGATGCCGGGGCAGATCTGATCGAATGCAATTTTTCCTGCCCCCAGATGGTGGGTGAACAGCTGGGCAGCGACGTGGGCACGGATCCGCGCCTGGTCTATACATTTACACAGGCAGTCCGGCGGGGAACTTCCCTTCCGATTCTGGCCAAAATGACGCCGAATATCACGGATATGACTGTGGCGGCAAAAGCGGCTGTCGGCGGAGGCGCAGACGGCATCGCGGCAATCAATACCATAAAAAGCGTCATGAATGTGGATCTGGATTCCTTTGCTTCCGAACCGGATGTGGGCGGCCGCTCCTGTGTGGGCGGATATTCCGGCAAAGCAGTAAAGCCCATTGCCCTGCGGTTTATCACAGACCTGGCAAAGGATCCGGAGCTGTGTTCCGTTCCGATCAGCGGAATGGGAGGAATTGAGACCTGGAGAGACGCCGCGGAGTTTCTGGCCTGCGGGTGTGATACCGTACAGATCACCACAGCCGTCATGCAGTATGGCTACCGGATCATTGAAGATCTGCTGGACGGTATGATACGATATCTGCAGCGAACCGGGATTTCCTCTGTCAGGGATCTGGTGGGAAAGGCCCTGGACGAAGTGGTCCCCACCGATGCGCTGGACCGTAAAACCGTCAGTTATCCGAAGTTTAACCGGCAGGCCTGTGTGGGGTGCGGCAGATGCAGCATTTCCTGCTTTGACGGCGGACATCAGGCCATTGTCATGGAAGAGAAGCCGCGGCTGAACCCGGAAAAATGTGTCGGCTGTCAGCTGTGCCGGCTGGTATGCCCGGCAGGCGCGATTTCCGCCGGCGCCCGGGTCATACCGAGAATTCACGCCAGATAG
- the hydA gene encoding dihydropyrimidinase, translating to MELLIKGGTVVTASESFQADLAVDHGKIQAIGKHLELEAEHTVDASEKLVLPGAIDAHTHMQMPFGGTVSADSYLSGTRAAVCGGVTTIFDYPVQHRGETILGLIHSKKEICETDACCDYAFHCCITDFNDGAILDEMEEAVEAGITSFKCFLVYKKEGMMVDDGMLATLLLRGRELGAMINVHAENPDLIDLRTAQYLKEGKTSAWYHYMSRPEFVAAEADKRTVHWATHLNTPVYLVHMSDQEGLEAVIQAKNQGYPVYVETCPQYLEFTCDVYRREDGRNFVCSPPMKGEESRQALWKALQAGYIDTVATDHCPFQQAEKDWGLHDFSKIPNGCAGVENLYPYMLDAANTGKITFERAVEVCAANPAKIFGCAQKGSLAVGKDADIVIYDPKEEVTVSMENMHSDYDHTIWEGHTFHGYPIQTYLRGRLVYDHGAYVGKPGDGRFVKRIAGRG from the coding sequence ATGGAATTGCTGATAAAAGGCGGAACGGTAGTAACCGCGTCCGAGAGTTTTCAGGCGGATCTGGCGGTGGACCATGGAAAAATACAGGCCATCGGAAAGCATCTGGAACTGGAAGCGGAACATACCGTGGATGCTTCCGAAAAGCTGGTTCTGCCGGGAGCCATCGACGCGCATACCCATATGCAGATGCCTTTTGGCGGAACCGTTTCCGCCGACAGTTATCTCTCCGGCACACGGGCGGCTGTATGCGGCGGTGTCACGACCATTTTTGATTATCCGGTGCAGCACCGGGGCGAGACGATCCTGGGACTGATCCATTCCAAAAAAGAAATCTGTGAGACCGATGCCTGCTGTGACTATGCGTTCCACTGCTGCATCACGGATTTTAACGACGGAGCGATTCTGGATGAGATGGAAGAGGCAGTAGAAGCCGGAATCACCAGCTTTAAATGCTTTCTGGTGTACAAGAAGGAAGGCATGATGGTAGATGACGGCATGCTGGCCACCCTGCTGCTGCGGGGCAGGGAACTGGGCGCCATGATCAATGTCCATGCGGAGAACCCGGATCTGATCGACCTGCGCACGGCGCAGTATCTGAAGGAAGGAAAGACATCGGCCTGGTACCATTATATGAGCCGGCCGGAATTTGTGGCAGCCGAGGCGGATAAGAGAACCGTACACTGGGCCACCCACCTGAACACACCGGTTTACCTCGTGCATATGTCAGATCAGGAAGGTCTGGAGGCAGTGATCCAGGCAAAGAACCAGGGGTATCCGGTCTATGTGGAGACCTGTCCCCAGTATCTGGAATTTACCTGTGACGTATACCGCAGGGAAGACGGAAGAAACTTTGTTTGCTCTCCTCCGATGAAGGGGGAGGAGAGCCGTCAGGCCCTCTGGAAGGCGCTGCAGGCCGGCTATATTGACACAGTCGCCACGGATCACTGCCCGTTCCAGCAGGCGGAAAAAGACTGGGGACTGCATGATTTTTCCAAGATTCCAAACGGCTGCGCCGGCGTGGAAAATCTCTATCCCTATATGCTGGACGCGGCGAATACAGGAAAAATCACCTTTGAGCGGGCCGTGGAGGTATGTGCCGCAAATCCGGCAAAGATATTCGGATGCGCACAGAAAGGTTCTCTGGCCGTGGGAAAAGACGCGGATATCGTCATTTACGACCCGAAGGAAGAGGTAACCGTTTCCATGGAAAACATGCATTCCGATTATGACCATACCATCTGGGAAGGCCATACGTTCCATGGATATCCGATACAGACCTATCTGCGGGGCAGACTGGTCTATGATCACGGCGCCTATGTCGGGAAACCGGGAGACGGAAGATTTGTAAAGCGGATTGCCGGACGCGGATAA
- a CDS encoding ABC transporter substrate-binding protein → MKRKHLTKLLSIGCAAAMSAMLLAGCGSSSKTSGDASSGSAAASVSASAENESASSELSTKEVLTKAAKDGKIGNWGLGNQYELLALLAKYNLSDKYLSQDYSMDQFDNDSITLASAMTYNELGLVKNSYDGGYGYGNKVNVIDMNKEGVAMLEDNIFCTKQFAKENPETVKAFLYASMKGWDYAVKHPEEAAQIVYKAGSSVSQDHQKYMAGEVAKLVTTDMDGKTVTDLGSIQKKAVDQTLSIAKKYVKLEDSSAQKKLKALKDSDVVDDSFMKSIEKSDGSFKPEKKSVSIQLKWLPQAQFMGYYVAESKGYYKDAGLTVKIVSGGGDISETTAVNNGTVDFGVTWLTNLASADAAGMNLVEVSQVFQRSGLDLVYKPENFK, encoded by the coding sequence ATGAAAAGAAAACATTTGACGAAGTTACTCAGTATCGGATGCGCGGCAGCAATGAGCGCCATGCTTCTGGCCGGCTGCGGCAGTTCTTCCAAAACTTCCGGAGACGCTTCTTCCGGCAGCGCCGCTGCATCTGTCAGTGCTTCCGCGGAAAATGAGAGCGCATCTTCCGAACTTTCCACGAAAGAGGTGCTGACCAAGGCAGCCAAAGACGGAAAGATTGGAAACTGGGGCCTGGGCAATCAGTATGAGCTGCTGGCCCTGCTGGCAAAATACAATCTGTCGGATAAATATCTGAGCCAGGATTACAGCATGGATCAGTTTGACAATGATTCCATTACGCTGGCTTCCGCCATGACCTATAACGAACTGGGACTGGTGAAGAACAGTTATGACGGCGGCTACGGCTATGGAAATAAAGTGAATGTCATCGACATGAACAAGGAAGGCGTGGCAATGCTGGAAGATAACATCTTCTGTACGAAGCAGTTTGCCAAAGAAAATCCGGAGACGGTGAAGGCATTTTTATACGCTTCCATGAAGGGATGGGACTATGCGGTGAAACATCCGGAAGAGGCAGCGCAGATCGTGTACAAGGCCGGTTCTTCTGTATCCCAGGATCATCAGAAATATATGGCCGGTGAAGTGGCCAAGCTGGTTACCACCGACATGGACGGAAAAACTGTGACAGATCTGGGCAGTATCCAGAAAAAGGCTGTGGACCAGACCCTTTCCATCGCGAAGAAATACGTGAAGCTGGAGGACTCCTCCGCGCAGAAGAAACTGAAGGCACTCAAGGACAGCGACGTGGTGGACGACAGCTTTATGAAGAGCATTGAGAAGTCGGACGGTTCTTTCAAACCGGAGAAAAAATCCGTTTCCATCCAGCTGAAATGGCTGCCGCAGGCTCAGTTTATGGGATATTACGTTGCGGAAAGCAAAGGATATTACAAAGATGCGGGTCTGACCGTAAAAATTGTATCCGGCGGCGGAGATATTTCCGAAACCACAGCAGTCAACAACGGAACCGTTGATTTCGGCGTCACATGGCTGACCAACCTGGCTTCCGCGGACGCAGCCGGCATGAACCTGGTGGAAGTATCGCAGGTATTCCAGAGATCCGGGCTGGATCTGGTATACAAACCGGAAAACTTTAAATAA